The Solanum lycopersicum chromosome 6, SLM_r2.1 genome has a window encoding:
- the LOC101244091 gene encoding cation/H(+) antiporter 14 isoform X2, whose amino-acid sequence MVRRKVSAWAGFVQGSHREELLICQFSDMTNSKGCVWSGGNPFAFSLPLVLAQLIFIFFVTRITFALIQPLKQSMAGIILGRSGFGRFDAYSALIFPPEGRMVLQTISDVGFMFHVFVLGVQVDPTMLRRAGRNAVLIGVSSFFMPFALGGLACYVLPYLTVIDDATAHFLPLLSIINSASFFPVITSLLSDLKILNSEIGRIATLASLVNDGCIYASSILLTTIDASSNYSKWNGVLAIAWIGTFLIVIVFAVRPLVKHIARTIPERGAMKESHFLMIAVLALLCGFVAQSLGQPPAVGTFILGVVVPEGPPLGSSMVYKIDSFCTGLLLPAKFAISGLTLDIFSLGRGKSLIGVEAVILLGYLGKFAGTLVSAVHFAVSFQDAVPLALIMCCKGIIEASFYIALKDTGAITSEAYALLLITMLVITGIVRPLIWYLYDPSRRYLGYRTNSIQHLDPTSELRVQVCIHNEDNVPSLVNLLDVSNPSRRRPIAVFVLNLMELKGSAAALLVPTHNRKGKPKLKSLPSRTEHISNAFNILAHRNQGSMMAQHFTSIVPYATMHDDICTIAVDKGVNIVIIPFHKQWAIDGTVGANFPAIRMVNQQVLHKAPCSVGILVDRGQLADNTQILFGHSVFRITMLYLGGPDDDEALAYCCRMLGHPHISMSLVWLKHSSDNIEKCMESHMIQWFKANNVDAGRVSYQEEVVNDAVGTTQVLRSLEDSCDLCIVGRDHKQSELTLGINEWIECPELGFIGDMLATSDYSFSLLVVQQTPPGTEFINTQPLQPVASSFYSGSDKYSQHSASGKYSQHSASGKYSQHSGYGPFG is encoded by the exons atggtaaGAAGAAAAGTTTCAGCTTGGGCTGGATTCGTACAAGGGAGTCATCGTGAAGAATTATTAATATGTCAATTTTCCGATATGACAAATTCAAAGGGATGTGTTTGGTCTGGCGGTAACCCTTTTGCTTTTAGTTTACCACTTGTGTTGGCCCAATTGatattcattttctttgttaCAAGGATTACTTTTGCCCTCATTCAACCTCTTAAACAAAGTATG GCTGGCATTATCTTGGGGCGATCAGGCTTTGGTAGGTTCGATGCGTATTCGGCCTTAATATTTCCACCAGAAGGCAGAATGGTGCTACAGACAATTTCAGATGTTGGTTTCATGTTTCATGTGTTTGTTCTTGGAGTTCAAGTAGATCCAACAATGCTGAGAAGAGCAGGGCGAAACGCGGTTCTAATAGGTGTTTCCTCTTTTTTTATGCCTTTTGCACTTGGAGGATTAGCCTGTTATGTATTACCTTATTTGACTGTCATAGATGACGCGACAGCGCATTTCTTGCCTTTGTTATCTATAATTAACTCTGCTTCATTCTTTCCTGTGATCACTAGCCTTCTTAGCGACCTTAAGATTCTAAATTCAGAAATTGGTCGAATAGCTACATTAGCCTCCTTGGTTAATGACGGTTGTATATATGCTTCTTCCATACTTTTAACAACAATAGATGCATCATCAAATTATTCCAAGTGGAATGGAGTATTGGCCATTGCATGGATAGGCACATTCCTGATAGTAATCGTGTTTGCTGTAAGGCCATTAGTGAAACATATCGCTAGGACTATACCGGAAAGAGGGGCTATGAAGGAAAGCCATTTTCTAATGATAGCTGTCTTAGCTCTCCTCTGTGGATTTGTGGCCCAGTCTCTTGGACAGCCTCCTGCTGTTGGTACTTTTATTTTGGGAGTAGTGGTGCCAGAGGGACCGCCTTTGGGCTCATCGATGGTCTACAAGATTGATTCTTTTTGTACTGGATTGCTGCTTCCTGCTAAGTTTGCTATCAGTGGGTTGACATTGGACATATTCTCCCTAGGAAGAGGAAAGTCTCTAATAGGCGTCGAAGCAGTGATTCTATTGGGTTATTTAGGTAAGTTTGCTGGCACTCTTGTCTCAGCTGTTCACTTCGCGGTTTCCTTCCAAGATGCAGTACCTCTTGCTCTCATCATGTGTTGTAAAGGAATTATCGAGGCATCCTTTTATATCGCCTTAAAGGATACTGGA GCAATAACGAGTGAAGCATATGCGCTTTTGTTAATCACAATGTTGGTCATAACAGGAATTGTGAGACCTTTAATTTGGTACCTCTATGATCCATCAAGAAGGTACTTAGGCTACAGAACAAATAGTATACAACATTTGGATCCCACCAGTGAGCTTCGGGTGCAAGTGTGTATTCACAACGAAGATAATGTCCCGAGCTTAGTCAATCTTCTTGATGTGTCCAACCCATCTAGAAGGAGGCCAATTGCTGTGTTTGTTCTTAATCTAATGGAGCTCAAAGGCAGCGCAGCTGCTTTACTGGTGCCAACTCATAATAGAAAAGGCAAACCGAAACTCAAGTCTCTGCCTAGCAGAACTGAACATATATCTAATGCATTCAACATTCTCGCGCATAGAAATCAAGGTTCTATGATGGCTCAACACTTCACCTCCATTGTCCCGTATGCCACTATGCACGATGACATATGTACAATCGCGGTGGACAAAGGTGTCAATATTGTGATCATCCCATTCCACAAGCAGTGGGCTATTGATGGAACAGTAGGAGCCAATTTCCCTGCAATTAGGATGGTGAACCAACAGGTACTCCATAAAGCACCTTGCTCAGTTGGGATCCTAGTTGATCGGGGGCAATTAGCCGATAACACACAGATCTTGTTTGGCCATTCTGTTTTCCGCATCACAATGCTTTACCTAGGTGGTCCTGATGATGATGAAGCACTCGCCTATTGCTGCAGGATGCTAGGGCATCCCCACATCAGCATGAGTCTTGTCTGGCTCAAACATTCGAGTGACAATATCGAGAAGTGTATGGAGTCACATATGATACAGTGGTTCAAGGCTAATAATGTGGATGCAGGGAGAGTGAGTTACCAAGAAGAAGTGGTGAATGATGCAGTGGGGACAACTCAGGTTCTTCGTTCACTCGAGGACAGTTGTGATCTTTGTATAGTTGGTAGAGACCACAAACAGTCCGAGTTAACACTAGGGATTAATGAATGGATCGAATGTCCAGAATTAGGATTTATCGGAGACATGTTAGCTACTTCGGATTATAGTTTTTCATTGCTCGTTGTGCAACAAACACCACCAGGGACCGAGTTTATAAACACCCAGCCACTGCAGCCTGTTGCTAGCAGTTTTTATTCTGGTTCAGATAAATATAGTCAACATTCTGCTTCAGGTAAATATAGTCAGCATTCTGCTTCAGGTAAATATAGTCAGCATTCTGGTTATGGCCCTTTTGGGTAG
- the LOC101251392 gene encoding laccase-3-like yields MDTCISCLIVVILSLLSTFANAEFHYHEFIVQETSVTRLCRTKNIITVNGQFPGPTLTVRNGDTLFVTVVNRARYNVTIHWHGVRLMRTPWADGPEYVTQCPIRPGGFYTYRFTIENQEGTLWWHAHSKWLRATVYGALVILPKQGSNFPFSLPQKDFPVILGEWWNRDIIAVQRQAQFTGAAPNNSDAYTINGQPGDLYRCSTQGTVKYSVNPGESVLLRVINAALNQQLFFSVANHMLTVVGIDATYNKPFTTNVIMVGPGQTTNVILTANQSPGRYYMAARAYATVRNGQFDNTTTTAILEYTNVNSGANSRPLLPQLPAFNDTATATAFANQLRSIPSNNRVPNQIDDNLFFTVGLGLVNCTPGPRCQGPNNTRFAASVNNISFVIPRRTSLLQAYYQNIPGIYTLDFPPVPPVQFDYTGNVSRGLWQPRFGTKLYKLKFGSNVQIVLQDTAIFSTEDHPIHLHGYHFWVVGQGFGNFNPQTDTANFNLIDPPVRNTIDVPVGGWAVIRFVADNPGVWLLHCHIDSHLAWGLGMAFIVENGIGEEQTMEPPPPDLPQC; encoded by the exons ATGGATACTTGTATAAGTTGTCTCATTGTGGTTATACTATCACTACTCTCTACTTTTGCTAATGCAGAATTTCATTACCATgaatttatt gTTCAAGAAACTAGTGTAACTAGGCTATGCAGAACCAAGAATATAATTACAGTGAACGGACAATTCCCAGGGCCAACCTTGACAGTTCGAAATGGAGATACATTGTTTGTTACTGTTGTTAATAGAGCTCGTTACAACGTTACCATTCATTG GCATGGGGTTCGTCTAATGCGAACACCATGGGCTGATGGGCCTGAGTATGTAACACAATGCCCAATTAGACCAGGAGGATTTTACACATACAGATTTACTATTGAAAATCAAGAGGGTACATTGTGGTGGCATGCTCACAGCAAATGGCTTAGAGCTACTGTTTATGGAGCATTAGTTATTTTACCTAAACAGGGTTCTAATTTCCCCTTTTCACTGCCCCAAAAAGATTTTCCTGTTATTCTTG GGGAATGGTGGAACAGAGACATTATTGCAGTACAAAGACAAGCACAATTTACTGGAGCAGCTCCTAATAATTCTGATGCATATACTATTAATGGTCAACCTGGTGACCTATACAGATGCTCTACACAAG GTACTGTGAAATACTCTGTGAATCCGGGAGAATCAGTTCTCCTGAGGGTGATCAACGCTGCACTCAATCAACAACTTTTCTTCTCAGTTGCAAACCACATGCTCACTGTTGTGGGTATTGATGCTACTTACAACAAGCCTTTTACAACTAATGTCATTATGGTTGGACCTGGACAAACAACTAATGTAATTCTAACTGCTAATCAGTCCCCTGGCCGATACTACATGGCCGCTCGTGCCTATGCCACAGTTAGAAATGGGCAATTTGATAACACTACTACCACTGCCATACTTGAGTACACAAATGTCAACTCGGGGGCGAATTCAAGGCCTTTATTGCCTCAACTTCCTGCCTTCAATGATACAGCCACAGCCACTGCTTTCGCTAACCAATTGAGGAGCATCCCTAGCAATAATAGAGTTCCCAATCAGATTGATGACAACTTGTTTTTCACTGTTGGACTAGGCTTAGTGAATTGCACTCCTGGCCCTAGATGTCAAGGGCCTAACAATACGCGATTTGCTGCTAGCGTGAACAACATTTCATTTGTTATTCCTAGAAGAACTTCATTGCTGCAGGCCTATTACCAAAACATTCCAGGGATTTATACATTGGACTTCCCACCTGTTCCACCGGTGCAATTTGATTACACGGGCAACGTTTCACGAGGACTTTGGCAACCAAGATTTGGAACTAAGTTGTACAAGCTGAAATTTGGTTCTAATGTACAAATTGTGTTGCAAGATACGGCTATCTTCTCAACAGAGGATCACCCTATACATCTTCACGGATACCATTTTTGGGTCGTTGGACAAGGTTTTGGTAACTTCAATCCTCAAACTGATACTGCCAACTTTAACTTGATCGATCCGCCTGTCAGGAACACAATCGATGTTCCTGTTGGTGGATGGGCAGTCATCCGTTTCGTTGCTGATAATCCAG GGGTTTGGTTGTTACATTGCCACATCGATTCTCATTTGGCTTGGGGCCTAGGTATGGCATTCATCGTCGAAAATGGAATAGGAGAGGAACAGACAATGGAACCACCTCCACCAGATCTACCACAAtgctaa
- the LOC101244091 gene encoding cation/H(+) antiporter 14 isoform X3 produces MVLQTISDVGFMFHVFVLGVQVDPTMLRRAGRNAVLIGVSSFFMPFALGGLACYVLPYLTVIDDATAHFLPLLSIINSASFFPVITSLLSDLKILNSEIGRIATLASLVNDGCIYASSILLTTIDASSNYSKWNGVLAIAWIGTFLIVIVFAVRPLVKHIARTIPERGAMKESHFLMIAVLALLCGFVAQSLGQPPAVGTFILGVVVPEGPPLGSSMVYKIDSFCTGLLLPAKFAISGLTLDIFSLGRGKSLIGVEAVILLGYLGKFAGTLVSAVHFAVSFQDAVPLALIMCCKGIIEASFYIALKDTGAITSEAYALLLITMLVITGIVRPLIWYLYDPSRRYLGYRTNSIQHLDPTSELRVQVCIHNEDNVPSLVNLLDVSNPSRRRPIAVFVLNLMELKGSAAALLVPTHNRKGKPKLKSLPSRTEHISNAFNILAHRNQGSMMAQHFTSIVPYATMHDDICTIAVDKGVNIVIIPFHKQWAIDGTVGANFPAIRMVNQQVLHKAPCSVGILVDRGQLADNTQILFGHSVFRITMLYLGGPDDDEALAYCCRMLGHPHISMSLVWLKHSSDNIEKCMESHMIQWFKANNVDAGRVSYQEEVVNDAVGTTQVLRSLEDSCDLCIVGRDHKQSELTLGINEWIECPELGFIGDMLATSDYSFSLLVVQQTPPGTEFINTQPLQPVASSFYSGSDKYSQHSASGKYSQHSASGKYSQHSGYGPFG; encoded by the exons ATGGTGCTACAGACAATTTCAGATGTTGGTTTCATGTTTCATGTGTTTGTTCTTGGAGTTCAAGTAGATCCAACAATGCTGAGAAGAGCAGGGCGAAACGCGGTTCTAATAGGTGTTTCCTCTTTTTTTATGCCTTTTGCACTTGGAGGATTAGCCTGTTATGTATTACCTTATTTGACTGTCATAGATGACGCGACAGCGCATTTCTTGCCTTTGTTATCTATAATTAACTCTGCTTCATTCTTTCCTGTGATCACTAGCCTTCTTAGCGACCTTAAGATTCTAAATTCAGAAATTGGTCGAATAGCTACATTAGCCTCCTTGGTTAATGACGGTTGTATATATGCTTCTTCCATACTTTTAACAACAATAGATGCATCATCAAATTATTCCAAGTGGAATGGAGTATTGGCCATTGCATGGATAGGCACATTCCTGATAGTAATCGTGTTTGCTGTAAGGCCATTAGTGAAACATATCGCTAGGACTATACCGGAAAGAGGGGCTATGAAGGAAAGCCATTTTCTAATGATAGCTGTCTTAGCTCTCCTCTGTGGATTTGTGGCCCAGTCTCTTGGACAGCCTCCTGCTGTTGGTACTTTTATTTTGGGAGTAGTGGTGCCAGAGGGACCGCCTTTGGGCTCATCGATGGTCTACAAGATTGATTCTTTTTGTACTGGATTGCTGCTTCCTGCTAAGTTTGCTATCAGTGGGTTGACATTGGACATATTCTCCCTAGGAAGAGGAAAGTCTCTAATAGGCGTCGAAGCAGTGATTCTATTGGGTTATTTAGGTAAGTTTGCTGGCACTCTTGTCTCAGCTGTTCACTTCGCGGTTTCCTTCCAAGATGCAGTACCTCTTGCTCTCATCATGTGTTGTAAAGGAATTATCGAGGCATCCTTTTATATCGCCTTAAAGGATACTGGA GCAATAACGAGTGAAGCATATGCGCTTTTGTTAATCACAATGTTGGTCATAACAGGAATTGTGAGACCTTTAATTTGGTACCTCTATGATCCATCAAGAAGGTACTTAGGCTACAGAACAAATAGTATACAACATTTGGATCCCACCAGTGAGCTTCGGGTGCAAGTGTGTATTCACAACGAAGATAATGTCCCGAGCTTAGTCAATCTTCTTGATGTGTCCAACCCATCTAGAAGGAGGCCAATTGCTGTGTTTGTTCTTAATCTAATGGAGCTCAAAGGCAGCGCAGCTGCTTTACTGGTGCCAACTCATAATAGAAAAGGCAAACCGAAACTCAAGTCTCTGCCTAGCAGAACTGAACATATATCTAATGCATTCAACATTCTCGCGCATAGAAATCAAGGTTCTATGATGGCTCAACACTTCACCTCCATTGTCCCGTATGCCACTATGCACGATGACATATGTACAATCGCGGTGGACAAAGGTGTCAATATTGTGATCATCCCATTCCACAAGCAGTGGGCTATTGATGGAACAGTAGGAGCCAATTTCCCTGCAATTAGGATGGTGAACCAACAGGTACTCCATAAAGCACCTTGCTCAGTTGGGATCCTAGTTGATCGGGGGCAATTAGCCGATAACACACAGATCTTGTTTGGCCATTCTGTTTTCCGCATCACAATGCTTTACCTAGGTGGTCCTGATGATGATGAAGCACTCGCCTATTGCTGCAGGATGCTAGGGCATCCCCACATCAGCATGAGTCTTGTCTGGCTCAAACATTCGAGTGACAATATCGAGAAGTGTATGGAGTCACATATGATACAGTGGTTCAAGGCTAATAATGTGGATGCAGGGAGAGTGAGTTACCAAGAAGAAGTGGTGAATGATGCAGTGGGGACAACTCAGGTTCTTCGTTCACTCGAGGACAGTTGTGATCTTTGTATAGTTGGTAGAGACCACAAACAGTCCGAGTTAACACTAGGGATTAATGAATGGATCGAATGTCCAGAATTAGGATTTATCGGAGACATGTTAGCTACTTCGGATTATAGTTTTTCATTGCTCGTTGTGCAACAAACACCACCAGGGACCGAGTTTATAAACACCCAGCCACTGCAGCCTGTTGCTAGCAGTTTTTATTCTGGTTCAGATAAATATAGTCAACATTCTGCTTCAGGTAAATATAGTCAGCATTCTGCTTCAGGTAAATATAGTCAGCATTCTGGTTATGGCCCTTTTGGGTAG
- the LOC101244091 gene encoding cation/H(+) antiporter 14 isoform X1: MVRRKVSAWAGFVQGSHREELLICQFSDMTNSKGCVWSGGNPFAFSLPLVLAQLIFIFFVTRITFALIQPLKQSMVSAQLIAGIILGRSGFGRFDAYSALIFPPEGRMVLQTISDVGFMFHVFVLGVQVDPTMLRRAGRNAVLIGVSSFFMPFALGGLACYVLPYLTVIDDATAHFLPLLSIINSASFFPVITSLLSDLKILNSEIGRIATLASLVNDGCIYASSILLTTIDASSNYSKWNGVLAIAWIGTFLIVIVFAVRPLVKHIARTIPERGAMKESHFLMIAVLALLCGFVAQSLGQPPAVGTFILGVVVPEGPPLGSSMVYKIDSFCTGLLLPAKFAISGLTLDIFSLGRGKSLIGVEAVILLGYLGKFAGTLVSAVHFAVSFQDAVPLALIMCCKGIIEASFYIALKDTGAITSEAYALLLITMLVITGIVRPLIWYLYDPSRRYLGYRTNSIQHLDPTSELRVQVCIHNEDNVPSLVNLLDVSNPSRRRPIAVFVLNLMELKGSAAALLVPTHNRKGKPKLKSLPSRTEHISNAFNILAHRNQGSMMAQHFTSIVPYATMHDDICTIAVDKGVNIVIIPFHKQWAIDGTVGANFPAIRMVNQQVLHKAPCSVGILVDRGQLADNTQILFGHSVFRITMLYLGGPDDDEALAYCCRMLGHPHISMSLVWLKHSSDNIEKCMESHMIQWFKANNVDAGRVSYQEEVVNDAVGTTQVLRSLEDSCDLCIVGRDHKQSELTLGINEWIECPELGFIGDMLATSDYSFSLLVVQQTPPGTEFINTQPLQPVASSFYSGSDKYSQHSASGKYSQHSASGKYSQHSGYGPFG; encoded by the exons atggtaaGAAGAAAAGTTTCAGCTTGGGCTGGATTCGTACAAGGGAGTCATCGTGAAGAATTATTAATATGTCAATTTTCCGATATGACAAATTCAAAGGGATGTGTTTGGTCTGGCGGTAACCCTTTTGCTTTTAGTTTACCACTTGTGTTGGCCCAATTGatattcattttctttgttaCAAGGATTACTTTTGCCCTCATTCAACCTCTTAAACAAAGTATGGTCAGTGCACAACTTATT GCTGGCATTATCTTGGGGCGATCAGGCTTTGGTAGGTTCGATGCGTATTCGGCCTTAATATTTCCACCAGAAGGCAGAATGGTGCTACAGACAATTTCAGATGTTGGTTTCATGTTTCATGTGTTTGTTCTTGGAGTTCAAGTAGATCCAACAATGCTGAGAAGAGCAGGGCGAAACGCGGTTCTAATAGGTGTTTCCTCTTTTTTTATGCCTTTTGCACTTGGAGGATTAGCCTGTTATGTATTACCTTATTTGACTGTCATAGATGACGCGACAGCGCATTTCTTGCCTTTGTTATCTATAATTAACTCTGCTTCATTCTTTCCTGTGATCACTAGCCTTCTTAGCGACCTTAAGATTCTAAATTCAGAAATTGGTCGAATAGCTACATTAGCCTCCTTGGTTAATGACGGTTGTATATATGCTTCTTCCATACTTTTAACAACAATAGATGCATCATCAAATTATTCCAAGTGGAATGGAGTATTGGCCATTGCATGGATAGGCACATTCCTGATAGTAATCGTGTTTGCTGTAAGGCCATTAGTGAAACATATCGCTAGGACTATACCGGAAAGAGGGGCTATGAAGGAAAGCCATTTTCTAATGATAGCTGTCTTAGCTCTCCTCTGTGGATTTGTGGCCCAGTCTCTTGGACAGCCTCCTGCTGTTGGTACTTTTATTTTGGGAGTAGTGGTGCCAGAGGGACCGCCTTTGGGCTCATCGATGGTCTACAAGATTGATTCTTTTTGTACTGGATTGCTGCTTCCTGCTAAGTTTGCTATCAGTGGGTTGACATTGGACATATTCTCCCTAGGAAGAGGAAAGTCTCTAATAGGCGTCGAAGCAGTGATTCTATTGGGTTATTTAGGTAAGTTTGCTGGCACTCTTGTCTCAGCTGTTCACTTCGCGGTTTCCTTCCAAGATGCAGTACCTCTTGCTCTCATCATGTGTTGTAAAGGAATTATCGAGGCATCCTTTTATATCGCCTTAAAGGATACTGGA GCAATAACGAGTGAAGCATATGCGCTTTTGTTAATCACAATGTTGGTCATAACAGGAATTGTGAGACCTTTAATTTGGTACCTCTATGATCCATCAAGAAGGTACTTAGGCTACAGAACAAATAGTATACAACATTTGGATCCCACCAGTGAGCTTCGGGTGCAAGTGTGTATTCACAACGAAGATAATGTCCCGAGCTTAGTCAATCTTCTTGATGTGTCCAACCCATCTAGAAGGAGGCCAATTGCTGTGTTTGTTCTTAATCTAATGGAGCTCAAAGGCAGCGCAGCTGCTTTACTGGTGCCAACTCATAATAGAAAAGGCAAACCGAAACTCAAGTCTCTGCCTAGCAGAACTGAACATATATCTAATGCATTCAACATTCTCGCGCATAGAAATCAAGGTTCTATGATGGCTCAACACTTCACCTCCATTGTCCCGTATGCCACTATGCACGATGACATATGTACAATCGCGGTGGACAAAGGTGTCAATATTGTGATCATCCCATTCCACAAGCAGTGGGCTATTGATGGAACAGTAGGAGCCAATTTCCCTGCAATTAGGATGGTGAACCAACAGGTACTCCATAAAGCACCTTGCTCAGTTGGGATCCTAGTTGATCGGGGGCAATTAGCCGATAACACACAGATCTTGTTTGGCCATTCTGTTTTCCGCATCACAATGCTTTACCTAGGTGGTCCTGATGATGATGAAGCACTCGCCTATTGCTGCAGGATGCTAGGGCATCCCCACATCAGCATGAGTCTTGTCTGGCTCAAACATTCGAGTGACAATATCGAGAAGTGTATGGAGTCACATATGATACAGTGGTTCAAGGCTAATAATGTGGATGCAGGGAGAGTGAGTTACCAAGAAGAAGTGGTGAATGATGCAGTGGGGACAACTCAGGTTCTTCGTTCACTCGAGGACAGTTGTGATCTTTGTATAGTTGGTAGAGACCACAAACAGTCCGAGTTAACACTAGGGATTAATGAATGGATCGAATGTCCAGAATTAGGATTTATCGGAGACATGTTAGCTACTTCGGATTATAGTTTTTCATTGCTCGTTGTGCAACAAACACCACCAGGGACCGAGTTTATAAACACCCAGCCACTGCAGCCTGTTGCTAGCAGTTTTTATTCTGGTTCAGATAAATATAGTCAACATTCTGCTTCAGGTAAATATAGTCAGCATTCTGCTTCAGGTAAATATAGTCAGCATTCTGGTTATGGCCCTTTTGGGTAG
- the LOC101251693 gene encoding laccase-3-like, translated as MHKNIEMKNYISCLIVVILSLLSSFANAESHKHDFTVQETSVTRLCRTKKIITVNGQFPGPTLTVRNGDTVVVNVVNRARYNVTIHWHGIRQMRTPWADGPEYVTQCPIRPGGSYTYRFTIENQEGTLWWHAHSKWLRATVYGALVILPKQGSNFPFSLPQKDFPVILGEWWNRDIIAVQRQAQFTGAAPNNSDAYTINGQPGDLYRCSTQGTVKYSVNPGESVLLRVINAALNQQLFFSVANHMLTVVGIDATYNKPFTTNVIMVGPGQTTNVILTANQSPGRYYMASRAYATVRNGQFDNTTTTAILEYKNLKSGANSRPLLPQLPAFNDTATATAFANRLRGTPNSNRVPNQIDDNLFFTVGLGLVNCTRGPRCQGPNNTRFAASVNNVSFIFPSKTSLLQAYYQKTPGIYTLDFPRVPPVQFDYTGNVSRGLWQPTFGTKLYKLKFGSNVQIVLQDTAIFSTEDHPIHLHGYHFWVVGQGFGNFNAQTDTANFNLNDPPVRNTIDVPVGGWAVIRFVADNPGVWLLHCHIDSHLAWGLAMAFIVENGIGEKQTMEPPPPDLPQC; from the exons ATGCACAAAAACATAGAAATGAAGAATTATATAAGTTGTCTCATTGTGGTTATATTATCACTACTATCTTCTTTTGCTAATGCAGAATCTCACAAACATGATTTTACT GTTCAAGAAACTAGTGTAACTAGGCTATGCAGAaccaagaaaataattacaGTAAATGGACAATTTCCAGGGCCAACTTTGACAGTTCGAAACGGAGATACAGTGGTTGTTAATGTTGTTAATAGAGCACGTTACAACGTTACTATCCATTG GCATGGAATTCGTCAAATGCGAACACCATGGGCTGATGGGCCTGAGTATGTAACACAATGCCCAATTAGACCAGGAGGATCTTACACATATAGATTTACTATTGAAAATCAAGAGGGTACATTGTGGTGGCATGCTCACAGCAAATGGCTTAGAGCTACTGTTTATGGAGCATTAGTTATTTTACCTAAACAGGGTTCTAATTTCCCTTTTTCACTGCCCCAGAAAGATTTTCCTGTTATTCTTG GGGAATGGTGGAACAGAGACATTATTGCAGTACAAAGACAAGCACAATTTACTGGAGCAGCTCCTAATAATTCTGATGCATATACTATTAATGGTCAACCTGGTGACCTATACAGATGCTCTACACAAG GTACTGTGAAATACTCTGTGAATCCGGGAGAATCAGTTCTCCTGAGGGTGATCAACGCTGCACTCAATCAACAACTTTTCTTCTCAGTTGCAAACCACATGCTCACTGTTGTGGGTATTGATGCTACTTACAACAAGCCTTTTACAACTAATGTCATTATGGTTGGACCTGGACAAACAACTAATGTAATTCTAACTGCTAATCAGTCCCCTGGCCGATACTACATGGCCTCTCGTGCCTATGCCACAGTCAGAAATGGGCAATTTGATAACACAACTACCACTGCAATCCTTGAGtacaaaaatttgaaatcagGCGCGAATTCAAGGCCTTTATTGCCTCAACTTCCTGCCTTCAATGATACAGCCACAGCCACTGCTTTTGCTAACAGATTGAGGGGAACTCCTAACAGTAATAGAGTTCCCAATCAGATTGATGACAACTTGTTTTTCACTGTTGGACTAGGCTTAGTGAACTGTACCCGTGGCCCAAGATGTCAAGGGCCTAATAATACACGATTTGCTGCTAGCGTGAACAATGTTTCCTTCATTTTTCCTAGTAAAACTTCATTACTGCAGGCCTATTACCAAAAAACTCCAGGGATTTACACATTGGACTTTCCACGCGTTCCACCGGTGCAATTTGATTACACGGGCAATGTTTCACGTGGACTTTGGCAACCAACATTTGGAACTAAGTTGTACAAGCTCAAATTTGGTTCTAATGTACAAATTGTGTTGCAAGATACTGCTATCTTCTCAACAGAGGATCACCCTATACATCTTCACGGTTACCATTTTTGGGTCGTTGGACAAGGTTTTGGTAACTTTAATGCTCAAACTGATACTGCCAACTTTAACTTGAATGATCCACCAGTAAGGAACACAATCGATGTTCCTGTTGGTGGATGGGCAGTCATCCGTTTCGTTGCTGATAATCCAG GGGTTTGGTTGTTACACTGCCACATTGATTCTCATTTGGCTTGGGGCCTAGCTATGGCATTCATCGTCGAAAATGGAATAGGAGAGAAACAGACAATGGAACCACCTCCACCAGATCTACCACAatgctaa